The following are encoded in a window of Citrobacter freundii genomic DNA:
- a CDS encoding DUF2946 domain-containing protein, whose translation MGAIFRFGHQRCAAWLALFAILLIVIAPLISVSLQHDPMNAMPGMHHDMGMMVEHAEQHGDGTSMTMPVDHGEACGYCVLLAHVPGLILTLVILLRGVLRLQKKTPLHPTLTFWLYFPWLYPNTRAPPYRSAFS comes from the coding sequence ATTGGTGCAATCTTTCGGTTTGGTCATCAGCGCTGCGCGGCATGGCTCGCGTTGTTTGCGATCCTGCTGATCGTCATCGCGCCGCTTATCTCTGTTTCTTTGCAACACGATCCTATGAATGCGATGCCGGGTATGCATCATGATATGGGCATGATGGTGGAACATGCTGAACAACATGGTGACGGCACCTCGATGACGATGCCCGTCGATCACGGCGAAGCATGCGGCTACTGTGTGCTGCTGGCGCACGTGCCCGGGCTGATACTGACTCTGGTTATTCTGTTGCGCGGCGTGCTGCGGCTACAGAAAAAAACGCCACTACATCCTACGCTGACGTTCTGGCTCTACTTCCCCTGGCTGTATCCCAATACCCGTGCACCACCGTACCGGTCTGCTTTTTCCTGA
- a CDS encoding PepSY-associated TM helix domain-containing protein codes for MTTCTPRAAWVTLLRRLHFFIGLFVGPFIFVAALTGTLYVATPQLEEALYSEALQGTEQGEPQSLAAQIALAQQVVGNHLPVYAVRPALEPGETTRVMFADPVLAPSEHRAIFIDPVALTVTGDMTVYGTSGILPLRQWIDYAHRSLLLGDIGRLYSELAASWMWVAALGGIVLWFFTRPRRRLNNRLQKNRRLHVTLGWILLGGMLLFSATGLTWSQWAGGNVDSMRAAFGWLTPQVNTQLDGVQQIHDEHAGHHVGMVMPSASVVDGGLFDAVLRTAQAAGIDARKLEIRPAKDAQHAWTVTEIDRRWPTQVDAVSVDTTTMRIIDQTRFVDFPLMAKLTRWGVDFHMGILFGVLNQGLLIVFGAGLCLMIVLGYRLWWIRRPAGPAVNPAQTLVQYWLMLNGKGRCAVLVVAGVLGMAMPVAGVSLLLFMMIDWLRWYKMSQNLLAQSAE; via the coding sequence ATGACCACCTGCACCCCGCGTGCGGCATGGGTAACCCTGCTGCGACGCCTTCATTTCTTTATCGGCCTGTTCGTGGGTCCCTTTATTTTTGTCGCGGCACTGACCGGTACGCTCTACGTTGCCACACCGCAACTGGAAGAGGCGCTTTACTCTGAGGCGCTACAGGGAACCGAACAGGGAGAACCACAATCGCTGGCTGCTCAAATTGCGCTCGCGCAGCAGGTCGTCGGCAATCATTTGCCTGTGTATGCAGTACGCCCTGCGCTTGAGCCAGGAGAGACGACCCGGGTAATGTTTGCAGACCCTGTACTGGCCCCGTCTGAACATCGGGCGATTTTTATCGACCCGGTTGCGCTTACGGTAACAGGCGATATGACTGTCTATGGCACCAGCGGGATTTTACCTCTGCGCCAGTGGATCGACTATGCGCACCGTTCCTTGCTGTTGGGGGATATTGGGCGGCTTTATAGCGAATTGGCTGCGTCCTGGATGTGGGTAGCGGCGCTGGGCGGTATTGTGCTTTGGTTTTTCACTCGACCCAGGCGTCGTCTGAATAATCGACTGCAAAAAAACCGTCGTCTGCACGTTACGCTGGGCTGGATTCTGCTAGGCGGGATGTTACTTTTTTCCGCAACCGGTTTAACCTGGTCGCAATGGGCAGGGGGCAATGTGGATAGCATGCGGGCAGCCTTTGGCTGGCTGACGCCGCAGGTAAATACACAGCTCGATGGCGTCCAGCAAATTCATGATGAGCATGCCGGACATCACGTTGGCATGGTAATGCCATCGGCAAGCGTGGTTGACGGCGGGCTTTTTGATGCGGTATTACGCACGGCGCAGGCGGCGGGGATTGATGCCAGGAAGCTGGAGATCCGCCCGGCGAAAGATGCGCAGCATGCTTGGACTGTCACCGAGATTGACCGCCGCTGGCCAACCCAGGTGGATGCGGTGTCTGTTGATACAACCACGATGCGGATTATTGACCAGACGCGCTTTGTCGATTTCCCACTGATGGCGAAATTGACGCGTTGGGGCGTTGATTTCCATATGGGGATTCTGTTTGGCGTACTCAATCAGGGGCTGCTGATCGTCTTTGGTGCAGGCCTGTGCCTGATGATCGTGCTGGGCTATCGGCTGTGGTGGATACGCCGACCCGCTGGACCGGCGGTGAATCCGGCACAAACGCTGGTGCAGTATTGGCTGATGCTCAACGGGAAGGGGCGATGTGCGGTGCTGGTAGTGGCTGGCGTGCTGGGGATGGCGATGCCGGTAGCGGGCGTAAGCCTGCTGCTGTTTATGATGATTGACTGGCTGCGCTGGTACAAAATGTCGCAAAATCTGTTGGCGCAGTCAGCCGAGTAA
- a CDS encoding OmpA family protein has translation MLKRLLSPFILIILILAGCQAPQGKFTPEQVAAMKSYGFTEASGDWSLGLSDTILFDKNDYKLRPESEKQIQEMAAKLAATGLNHARLDGHTDNYGEDSYNEALSLKRANVVADAWAQGANIPRTNLTTQGLGKKYPIASNQSSKGRAENRRVAVVISTP, from the coding sequence ATGCTGAAACGTCTATTATCGCCATTTATTCTTATCATACTGATTCTGGCTGGCTGTCAGGCCCCTCAGGGTAAATTCACCCCTGAGCAAGTTGCAGCCATGAAATCATACGGCTTTACCGAAGCATCTGGCGACTGGTCGCTGGGTCTGTCTGATACCATTTTGTTTGATAAAAATGACTATAAGCTGCGTCCTGAAAGTGAAAAACAGATCCAGGAAATGGCAGCTAAACTGGCGGCTACCGGCCTGAATCATGCGCGTCTGGATGGTCACACCGATAACTACGGCGAAGACAGCTATAACGAAGCACTGTCGCTTAAGCGAGCTAACGTCGTGGCAGATGCCTGGGCTCAGGGTGCCAACATCCCACGCACCAATCTGACAACTCAGGGATTAGGCAAAAAATACCCGATTGCCAGTAACCAGAGCTCAAAAGGCCGTGCCGAAAACCGCCGCGTTGCGGTCGTCATCAGCACGCCTTAA
- the dgcN gene encoding diguanylate cyclase DgcN has protein sequence MDKGISPITRPTFKRTLRRISIVSVLVTMTLIWLLLSISSVLALKQYAQKNLDLTAATMTRSLEASLVFSDSVAANETLAALGQQGQFSVAEVRNKNQKVIATWRYDAQDTTEKISGLISHWLFPQPVTKPILHNGNVIGEVRLTARDSVISHFIYLSLAVLTGCILLASCIALMLTRYLHNGVVEALQNITEVVHDVRTNRNFSRRVSEERIEEFHLFAQDFNSLLDEMEEWQLRLQAKNAQLLRTALHDPLTGLANRAAFRSSINALMNDESAHSSSALLFLDGDNFKFINDTWGHAAGDRVLIEVAKRLAEFGGNHHQPYRLGGDEFAMVLYSVHSENEVQRICAALSQEFNRPFDLHNGHLASMTLSIGFALTWEHASAEKLQELADHNMYQAKHLRSERIIKK, from the coding sequence ATAGATAAGGGTATTTCTCCCATAACACGCCCAACGTTCAAACGGACACTACGGCGTATCAGCATCGTCAGCGTTCTGGTCACTATGACGCTGATCTGGCTGCTGCTGAGCATTTCTTCCGTGCTGGCACTCAAACAATATGCGCAAAAAAACCTCGATCTGACCGCCGCGACCATGACCCGATCGCTTGAAGCCTCGCTGGTGTTTTCTGATAGCGTTGCAGCAAACGAAACGTTGGCTGCGCTAGGGCAACAGGGGCAATTCTCCGTTGCCGAAGTACGCAATAAAAATCAAAAGGTGATCGCCACCTGGCGCTATGACGCCCAGGATACAACAGAAAAGATTAGCGGTCTGATCAGTCACTGGCTATTCCCACAGCCGGTGACAAAGCCTATTTTGCACAATGGCAACGTCATTGGGGAAGTGCGCCTGACAGCCCGCGACAGCGTCATTAGCCATTTCATCTATCTGTCACTGGCTGTGCTTACCGGATGCATTTTACTGGCCTCCTGTATTGCATTAATGCTCACCCGCTATTTGCACAATGGCGTTGTTGAAGCGCTGCAAAATATTACCGAGGTGGTGCACGACGTTCGCACCAACCGCAACTTCTCACGCCGCGTGTCTGAAGAACGCATTGAAGAGTTTCATCTGTTTGCCCAGGACTTTAATAGTCTGCTGGATGAGATGGAAGAGTGGCAACTGCGCCTGCAAGCCAAAAATGCTCAGTTGTTGCGCACCGCGCTGCACGATCCCCTGACCGGACTTGCTAATCGCGCCGCATTTCGTAGCAGCATTAACGCGTTGATGAACGACGAATCCGCTCACAGCAGCTCGGCGTTGTTATTCCTTGATGGCGATAATTTTAAATTTATTAATGATACCTGGGGGCATGCAGCAGGAGACCGGGTATTGATTGAAGTTGCTAAAAGGCTGGCCGAGTTTGGTGGCAATCACCATCAACCGTACCGGCTCGGAGGCGATGAGTTTGCGATGGTGCTATACAGCGTGCATTCGGAGAATGAAGTTCAGCGTATCTGCGCGGCACTATCGCAAGAGTTTAACCGTCCATTTGACCTTCACAATGGTCATCTGGCAAGCATGACGCTAAGCATTGGGTTTGCGCTGACGTGGGAACATGCCTCTGCCGAGAAATTACAAGAACTCGCCGATCACAATATGTATCAGGCTAAACATTTGCGTTCTGAACGCATTATTAAAAAATAA
- a CDS encoding YfiR family protein: MSFSYRLILLLALLLSGLPLYAQNATEEAKSVRAMVSGIVSYTRWPALSGPPKLCIFSSSRFTSVLQDTHAGALPYLPVIVHTQQDSVVAQCDGFYFGTESPTFQVELKSQFPTKALLLIAEQNTECVIGSAFCLIINNEEVRFSVNMDSLSRSGVRVSPDVLMLARNNKDR, translated from the coding sequence ATGAGCTTTTCTTATCGACTCATACTTCTACTGGCACTGCTATTGTCCGGATTACCGCTGTATGCCCAAAACGCTACGGAAGAGGCGAAATCCGTACGCGCCATGGTTTCCGGCATCGTCAGCTATACGCGCTGGCCAGCGCTTTCCGGTCCGCCCAAACTGTGTATCTTTTCTTCATCACGTTTTACCAGTGTGCTGCAGGATACCCATGCCGGAGCGTTACCCTATCTTCCCGTCATCGTTCATACGCAACAAGACAGTGTCGTAGCTCAGTGTGACGGTTTTTATTTTGGCACTGAATCCCCGACATTTCAGGTGGAATTAAAGAGTCAATTTCCAACTAAGGCATTGTTATTAATTGCCGAACAGAATACCGAATGCGTTATTGGTAGCGCTTTTTGCCTCATCATAAATAATGAAGAAGTGAGGTTTTCGGTAAATATGGATTCCCTGTCACGCAGTGGTGTAAGGGTCAGTCCAGACGTATTGATGCTTGCACGGAATAATAAGGATAGATAA
- a CDS encoding DUF2799 domain-containing protein — MKRLINTVLVLLLSGCQIDPYTHAPTWTGTDWYDAGIQDAISGYVIKDNETLADNYNDPEIDRTEYLKGYAEGQRKTCQQDFVYARGLAGKTFPPSCDTVENVDQLHSAWQKGSNEGAASIRLN; from the coding sequence ATGAAGCGACTTATCAACACGGTACTGGTGTTACTGCTAAGCGGATGTCAGATAGATCCCTATACCCATGCCCCCACCTGGACCGGCACCGACTGGTACGATGCCGGGATCCAGGATGCTATTTCAGGGTATGTCATTAAAGATAATGAAACTCTTGCCGACAACTACAATGACCCCGAAATCGATCGTACGGAATATCTTAAGGGTTACGCTGAAGGACAACGTAAAACCTGCCAGCAGGATTTTGTTTACGCCAGGGGACTGGCCGGGAAAACCTTCCCTCCAAGCTGTGATACCGTTGAAAATGTCGACCAATTACACAGTGCCTGGCAAAAGGGTTCAAATGAAGGCGCAGCCTCTATAAGATTAAATTAA
- the aroF gene encoding 3-deoxy-7-phosphoheptulonate synthase AroF, with amino-acid sequence MQKDALNNVHITDEQVLMTPEQLKMQFPLSLAQEAQIAQSRKTISDIIAGRDPRLLVVCGPCSIHDPEMALEYARRFKTLAAEVSDSLYLVMRVYFEKPRTTVGWKGLINDPHMDGSFDVEAGLKIARQLLLELVNMGLPLATEALDPNSPQYLGDLFSWSAIGARTTESQTHREMASGLSMPVGFKNGTDGSLATAINAMRAAAQSHRFVGINQAGQVALLQTQGNPDGHVILRGGKAPNYSPADVAQCEKEMEQAGLRPSLMVDCSHGNSNKDYRRQPAVAESVVAQIKDGNRSIIGLMIESNIHEGNQSSEQPRSAMKYGVSVTDACISWEMTDALLREINKDLNGQLATRLA; translated from the coding sequence ATGCAAAAAGACGCGCTGAACAACGTACACATTACTGATGAACAGGTTCTGATGACTCCGGAACAACTTAAAATGCAATTCCCGTTGAGTCTGGCGCAAGAGGCGCAAATTGCGCAGTCGCGCAAAACCATTTCTGACATCATCGCCGGTCGCGATCCGCGTTTGCTGGTAGTGTGTGGTCCTTGCTCTATTCATGATCCTGAAATGGCGCTGGAATATGCCCGTCGATTTAAAACCCTTGCCGCAGAGGTCAGCGATAGCCTCTATCTGGTGATGCGTGTCTATTTTGAAAAACCCCGTACCACCGTCGGCTGGAAAGGGTTAATTAACGATCCTCATATGGATGGCTCTTTTGATGTTGAAGCAGGTCTGAAAATTGCGCGTCAGCTGTTGCTTGAACTGGTGAATATGGGGCTGCCGCTGGCGACAGAAGCATTGGATCCCAACAGCCCGCAGTACCTGGGAGATCTATTTAGCTGGTCCGCTATCGGTGCGCGTACGACTGAATCGCAGACTCACCGTGAAATGGCGTCGGGTCTGTCGATGCCGGTTGGTTTTAAAAATGGCACTGACGGCAGCCTGGCGACAGCGATTAACGCTATGCGCGCAGCAGCTCAGTCTCACCGCTTTGTGGGTATTAACCAAGCAGGACAGGTGGCACTGCTGCAAACGCAGGGTAATCCGGACGGTCATGTGATCCTGCGCGGCGGTAAAGCACCGAATTACAGTCCGGCAGATGTCGCTCAGTGCGAAAAAGAAATGGAGCAGGCGGGACTGCGACCGTCACTGATGGTAGATTGCAGTCATGGTAACTCCAACAAAGATTACCGTCGCCAGCCTGCCGTGGCAGAGTCAGTGGTTGCACAAATTAAAGATGGCAACCGTTCAATCATCGGCCTGATGATTGAAAGCAATATTCACGAAGGTAACCAGTCTTCCGAGCAGCCGCGCAGTGCAATGAAATACGGCGTGTCCGTAACAGATGCCTGCATTAGCTGGGAAATGACGGATGCGTTGTTGCGTGAAATTAATAAAGACTTGAACGGCCAGCTGGCGACGCGCCTGGCTTAA
- the tyrA gene encoding bifunctional chorismate mutase/prephenate dehydrogenase, whose translation MVAELTALRDQIDEVDKALLDLLARRLELVAEVGEVKSRFGLPIYVPEREASMLASRRAEAEALGVPPDLIEDVLRRVMRESYSSENDKGFKTLCPTLRPVVIVGGGGQMGRLFEKMLTLSGYQVRILEQQDWDRAEEIVADAGMVIVSVPIHVTEQVIAKLPRLPADCILVDLASVKNGPLQAMLAAHDGPVVGLHPMFGPDSGSLAKQVVVWCDGRQPEAYQWFLEQIQVWGARLHRISAVEHDQNMAFIQALRHFATFAYGLHLAEENVQLEQLLALSSPIYRLELAMVGRLFAQDPQLYADIIMSSESNLALIKRYYQRFGEAIGLLEQGDKQAFIDSFRKVEHWFGDYAKRFQSESRTLLRQANDSRQ comes from the coding sequence ATGGTGGCTGAATTGACCGCATTACGCGATCAAATTGATGAAGTGGATAAGGCGTTGCTGGATTTGCTGGCGCGCCGTCTTGAACTGGTTGCCGAGGTTGGCGAAGTAAAAAGCCGCTTTGGGTTACCGATTTACGTGCCTGAGCGGGAGGCGTCTATGCTGGCTTCTCGCCGTGCAGAGGCGGAAGCGCTCGGCGTACCGCCTGATCTGATTGAAGATGTATTACGTCGGGTAATGCGTGAGTCGTACTCTAGCGAGAATGACAAAGGATTTAAAACGCTCTGTCCAACGTTACGCCCGGTGGTGATTGTCGGCGGTGGCGGTCAGATGGGACGGCTATTCGAGAAGATGCTTACGCTGTCAGGTTATCAGGTGCGTATTCTTGAACAGCAGGACTGGGATCGTGCCGAGGAGATCGTGGCGGATGCCGGAATGGTGATCGTTAGCGTGCCGATTCACGTTACCGAGCAGGTGATCGCGAAATTACCGCGCTTGCCTGCTGACTGTATCCTGGTCGATCTGGCCTCGGTGAAAAACGGCCCATTACAGGCGATGCTGGCGGCGCACGATGGCCCGGTAGTTGGATTGCATCCGATGTTTGGTCCGGATAGCGGCAGTTTGGCAAAGCAGGTGGTTGTCTGGTGCGATGGACGCCAGCCGGAAGCCTATCAATGGTTCCTGGAACAGATTCAGGTCTGGGGGGCGCGGCTGCATCGGATCAGTGCCGTCGAGCACGATCAGAACATGGCGTTTATCCAGGCATTACGTCACTTCGCGACTTTTGCTTACGGGTTGCACTTAGCAGAAGAGAATGTCCAACTTGAACAGTTACTGGCGCTCTCTTCGCCGATATACCGTCTTGAGCTGGCCATGGTCGGACGCCTGTTTGCCCAGGATCCGCAGTTGTATGCCGACATTATTATGTCGTCAGAAAGTAATCTCGCGTTGATCAAACGGTATTATCAGCGTTTTGGTGAAGCGATTGGTTTACTGGAGCAGGGCGATAAGCAGGCGTTTATCGACAGCTTCCGTAAGGTTGAGCACTGGTTTGGCGATTATGCCAAACGCTTCCAGAGCGAAAGCCGTACGCTACTGCGTCAGGCCAACGATAGCCGCCAGTAG
- the pheA gene encoding bifunctional chorismate mutase/prephenate dehydratase yields MTSENPLLALRDKISSLDEKLLALLAERRGLAVEVGKAKLLSHRPVRDIDRERDLLDRLIQLGKVHHLDAHYITRLFQLIIEDSVLTQQALLQQHLNKINPHSARVAFLGPKGSYSHLAARQYAARHFEQFIESGCAKFADIFNQVETGQADYAVVPIENTSSGAINDVYDLLQHTSLSIVGEMTIIIDHCVLVSGTTDLNSIETVYSHPQPFQQCSKFLNRYPHWKIEYTESTSAAMEKVAQANSPHVAALGSEAGGVLHGLQVLEHIEANQTQNITRFVVLARKAINVSDQVPAKTTLLIATGQQAGALVEALLVLRNHNLIMTKLESRPIHGNPWEEMFYLDIQANLESPEMQKALKELGEITRSMKVLGCYPSENVVPVDPS; encoded by the coding sequence ATGACATCGGAAAACCCATTACTGGCGCTGCGCGATAAGATAAGCTCGCTGGATGAAAAATTACTGGCCCTGCTGGCTGAGCGTCGTGGTCTGGCCGTCGAAGTCGGTAAAGCAAAACTGCTTTCTCATCGTCCGGTGCGCGATATTGACCGCGAGCGCGATCTGCTGGACCGACTGATCCAGTTGGGTAAAGTGCATCACCTCGATGCCCACTACATCACACGCCTGTTCCAGCTCATTATCGAAGATTCCGTTCTCACCCAGCAGGCGCTCCTGCAGCAGCATCTGAATAAAATCAATCCGCACTCCGCCCGCGTCGCGTTTCTGGGGCCAAAAGGCTCGTATTCGCACCTCGCTGCGCGTCAGTATGCCGCTCGCCATTTTGAGCAATTTATTGAAAGCGGTTGCGCCAAGTTTGCCGATATCTTTAATCAGGTCGAAACCGGACAGGCGGACTACGCGGTCGTGCCGATTGAGAACACCAGCTCTGGCGCGATCAACGATGTTTACGACTTGCTGCAGCACACCAGCCTCTCCATCGTCGGCGAGATGACCATTATTATCGACCACTGCGTGCTGGTTTCCGGTACTACGGACCTGAATAGCATCGAAACCGTGTACAGCCATCCGCAACCGTTCCAGCAATGCAGCAAATTCCTCAATCGTTATCCGCACTGGAAGATCGAATATACCGAAAGCACCTCGGCGGCAATGGAAAAGGTTGCCCAGGCGAACTCACCGCACGTGGCAGCCTTGGGCAGTGAAGCCGGTGGCGTGCTGCACGGTCTGCAGGTACTTGAACATATTGAAGCGAATCAGACGCAAAACATTACCCGTTTTGTCGTGCTTGCACGCAAGGCTATTAATGTTTCCGACCAGGTTCCGGCGAAAACCACGCTGTTGATAGCGACAGGGCAACAGGCGGGTGCGCTGGTTGAAGCGCTGCTGGTGCTACGCAACCATAATCTGATTATGACCAAGCTGGAATCGCGCCCGATTCACGGTAATCCGTGGGAAGAAATGTTTTATCTCGATATCCAGGCCAACCTGGAATCGCCGGAAATGCAAAAAGCATTGAAGGAGTTGGGTGAAATTACGCGTTCGATGAAGGTACTGGGATGTTACCCAAGTGAGAACGTGGTGCCGGTCGATCCGAGCTAA
- the pheL gene encoding pheA operon leader peptide PheL, whose product MKLIPFFFAFFFTFP is encoded by the coding sequence ATGAAACTTATTCCGTTCTTCTTCGCATTCTTTTTTACCTTCCCCTGA
- the raiA gene encoding ribosome-associated translation inhibitor RaiA gives MTMNITSKQMEITPAIRQHVADRLAKLEKWQTHLINPHIILSKEPQGFTADATINTPNGHLVASAKHEDMYTAINDLINKLERQLNKVQHKGEARRATTSVKDANFVEAEEE, from the coding sequence ATGACAATGAACATTACCAGTAAACAAATGGAAATTACTCCGGCAATTCGCCAGCATGTCGCAGACCGTCTCGCCAAACTTGAAAAATGGCAAACTCATCTGATTAATCCACATATCATTCTGTCCAAGGAGCCACAGGGTTTCACTGCTGACGCCACCATCAATACACCGAACGGACATTTGGTTGCCAGCGCTAAGCACGAAGATATGTACACCGCTATTAACGATTTGATCAACAAGCTGGAACGGCAGCTCAATAAAGTGCAGCACAAAGGCGAAGCCCGTCGTGCAACAACTTCAGTAAAAGACGCCAACTTCGTCGAAGCAGAAGAAGAGTAG
- the bamD gene encoding outer membrane protein assembly factor BamD: MTRMKYLVAAATLSLFLAGCSGSKEEVPDNPPNEIYATAQQKLQDGNWKQAITQLEALDNRYPFGPYSQQVQLDLIYAYYKNADLPLAQAAIDRFIRLNPTHPNIDYVMYMRGLTNMALDDSALQGFFGVDRSDRDPQHARAAFNDFSKLVRGYPNSQYTTDATKRLVFLKDRLAKYEYSVAEYYTARGAWVAVVNRVEGMLRDFPDTQATRDALPLMENAYRQMQMTAQAEKVAKIIAANSSNT; encoded by the coding sequence ATGACGCGCATGAAATACCTGGTGGCAGCAGCCACGTTGAGCCTGTTTTTGGCGGGTTGCTCTGGTTCAAAGGAAGAGGTGCCCGATAACCCACCAAATGAAATCTACGCGACTGCTCAGCAAAAGCTGCAGGACGGTAACTGGAAACAGGCAATAACGCAATTGGAAGCGTTGGATAATCGCTATCCATTTGGACCTTATTCTCAGCAGGTGCAATTAGATCTCATCTACGCCTACTACAAAAATGCCGATCTGCCGCTCGCTCAGGCCGCCATCGATCGTTTTATCCGTCTGAACCCGACACACCCTAACATTGATTATGTCATGTATATGCGTGGCCTGACCAATATGGCGTTGGATGATAGCGCACTGCAAGGATTCTTTGGTGTTGATCGCAGCGATCGCGATCCACAGCACGCCCGAGCTGCGTTTAATGACTTTTCCAAACTGGTACGTGGCTACCCGAATAGCCAGTACACAACGGACGCCACCAAGCGCCTGGTATTCCTGAAAGATCGCCTGGCGAAATATGAGTACTCCGTTGCTGAGTACTACACCGCACGCGGCGCGTGGGTTGCTGTGGTGAACCGCGTAGAAGGTATGCTGCGTGACTTCCCGGATACCCAGGCAACACGTGATGCTTTACCGCTGATGGAAAACGCCTATCGCCAGATGCAGATGACTGCACAGGCCGAAAAAGTGGCGAAAATTATTGCCGCCAACAGCAGTAATACCTGA
- the rluD gene encoding 23S rRNA pseudouridine(1911/1915/1917) synthase RluD, whose protein sequence is MAQRVELTATVSDNQLGQRLDQALAELFPDYSRSRIKEWILDQRVLVNGNLCDKPKEKVLGGERVSINAEIDEEIRFEAQDIPLDIVYEDDDILVINKPRDFVVHPGAGNPDGTVLNALLHYYPPIADVPRAGIVHRLDKDTTGLMVVAKTVPAQTRLVESLQLREITREYEAVAIGHMTAGGTVEEPISRHPTKRTHMSVHPMGKPAVTHYRIMEHFRVHTRLRLRLETGRTHQIRVHMAHITHPLVGDQVYGGRPRPPKGASDEFISTLRKFDRQALHATMLRLYHPITGIEMEWHAPIPQDMVDLIAVMRADFEEHKDDVAWL, encoded by the coding sequence ATGGCACAACGAGTAGAACTCACCGCAACAGTCTCCGATAATCAGCTCGGTCAACGCTTAGATCAGGCTTTGGCCGAATTGTTCCCTGATTATTCGCGTTCTCGCATAAAAGAATGGATCCTCGATCAGCGCGTGCTGGTAAACGGGAATCTTTGCGATAAACCGAAAGAAAAAGTTTTGGGTGGAGAACGTGTCTCCATCAATGCTGAAATTGACGAAGAAATTCGTTTTGAAGCGCAAGATATCCCGCTAGATATCGTCTATGAAGATGACGATATTCTGGTCATCAACAAACCACGTGATTTCGTGGTACATCCGGGTGCCGGTAATCCTGATGGCACGGTATTGAATGCGTTACTGCATTACTACCCGCCGATTGCGGATGTTCCTCGTGCAGGTATCGTGCACCGTCTGGATAAAGACACCACCGGATTAATGGTGGTAGCAAAAACGGTTCCGGCGCAAACGCGTTTGGTCGAGTCGCTACAGCTGCGTGAAATTACGCGTGAGTACGAAGCCGTAGCGATTGGTCATATGACAGCCGGTGGCACTGTAGAAGAGCCTATCAGCCGTCATCCCACCAAACGTACGCATATGTCCGTGCATCCTATGGGGAAACCTGCGGTGACGCATTACCGCATTATGGAGCACTTCCGTGTACACACGCGCCTTAGGCTGCGTCTGGAAACCGGACGTACGCACCAGATCCGCGTGCACATGGCGCATATTACCCATCCGCTGGTGGGCGACCAGGTCTACGGCGGCCGTCCACGTCCACCGAAAGGCGCGTCGGATGAATTTATTTCTACGCTGCGTAAGTTCGACCGCCAGGCGCTGCATGCCACCATGCTGCGCTTGTATCACCCAATCACAGGTATCGAAATGGAATGGCATGCGCCAATTCCGCAAGATATGGTTGATCTGATTGCCGTGATGCGTGCCGATTTCGAAGAGCATAAGGATGATGTGGCCTGGCTATGA